In Microbacterium foliorum, the following proteins share a genomic window:
- a CDS encoding amino acid ABC transporter permease, whose product MSSVLYDVPGPKAIARNRILAAATIVLVLAAVGFIVFRMVETGQFSAEKWFVFTFSNVWMGIFKALGNTLAAFALAAVLSVILGFVLAIGRLSDHAWVRVPVTVITELFRAVPVLVFMMLLYYGLPVVGIKMEPYWAVVIALMAYNGSVLAEVLRAGIESLPRGQKEAGYAIGLRKSGVMRLILLPQAIRAMLPVIVAQLVVTMKDTALGFIITYPELLYYAKQLTSQQGRPILQSAFVIGGIYIVMCLILSGIAKWVEVQTRRSPKVKAIHAAEDPRQHGDGTDTELITLQRGSSGFGGGGGVGGLGGPEGGGDPGKV is encoded by the coding sequence ATGAGCTCTGTACTGTACGACGTCCCCGGACCCAAGGCGATCGCCCGCAACCGGATCCTCGCGGCCGCCACCATCGTCCTCGTTCTCGCTGCGGTCGGCTTCATCGTGTTCCGCATGGTCGAGACGGGCCAGTTCTCGGCCGAGAAGTGGTTCGTGTTCACGTTCTCCAACGTGTGGATGGGAATCTTCAAGGCGCTGGGCAACACCCTCGCCGCCTTCGCGCTGGCCGCTGTCCTCAGCGTCATCCTCGGTTTCGTCCTGGCGATCGGTCGGCTCTCCGACCACGCGTGGGTGCGGGTCCCGGTGACCGTGATCACCGAGCTCTTCCGCGCCGTCCCGGTGCTGGTGTTCATGATGCTGCTCTACTACGGGCTTCCCGTGGTCGGCATCAAGATGGAGCCGTACTGGGCCGTCGTGATCGCCCTCATGGCGTACAACGGATCCGTCCTCGCCGAGGTCCTGCGGGCCGGCATAGAGTCGTTGCCTCGCGGGCAGAAGGAGGCCGGCTACGCGATCGGACTCCGCAAGAGCGGCGTGATGCGTCTGATCCTGCTGCCGCAGGCGATCAGGGCCATGCTGCCCGTCATCGTCGCCCAGCTGGTCGTGACCATGAAGGACACCGCTCTCGGCTTCATCATCACCTATCCGGAACTGCTGTACTACGCGAAGCAGCTGACGTCACAGCAGGGACGCCCCATCCTGCAGTCGGCCTTCGTCATCGGCGGCATCTACATCGTCATGTGCCTCATCCTGTCGGGCATCGCCAAGTGGGTCGAGGTCCAGACTCGGCGTTCGCCCAAGGTGAAGGCGATCCACGCGGCCGAGGACCCTCGCCAGCACGGCGACGGCACCGACACCGAGCTGATCACCCTGCAGCGCGGAAGCAGCGGCTTCGGGGGTGGCGGCGGTGTCGGCGGCCTCGGTGGACCTGAGGGCGGCGGAGACCCGGGCAAGGTCTGA
- a CDS encoding TAXI family TRAP transporter solute-binding subunit, whose protein sequence is MAAVLVVAGASSACSTRSNDWEDSQYAIAGGGSNGVYYAYGAEVARELSEALGVRVAVAETAGSVDNLLRVSSGEALLGFAQGDAAADAVAGAGAFDEPLPVQAVARLYDEYLHVVVRADSDIVELGDLAGRTVSLGAENSGVNVIAARALDAADVDIASIADPQLDLSESISALERSGIDGFFWVGGIPTPGIAELATTTPVRLVPVEQTWVAAINARYSDAYRPSDFPVGLYGLEESAPTMAVPNYLVTSSDTPDGVVRDVLTSLFDARTEIAQRVPVASLLDRRQAIFTGPVDLHPGAVEYYRDQRD, encoded by the coding sequence GTGGCGGCGGTGCTAGTGGTCGCGGGCGCGAGCAGTGCATGCAGCACTCGATCGAACGACTGGGAGGACTCTCAGTACGCGATCGCCGGAGGCGGATCGAATGGGGTGTACTACGCCTACGGTGCGGAGGTCGCTCGCGAGCTGTCTGAGGCGCTGGGCGTCCGTGTGGCGGTCGCCGAGACCGCCGGGTCGGTCGACAACCTTTTGCGGGTGAGTTCGGGGGAGGCTCTGCTGGGCTTCGCTCAGGGGGATGCCGCGGCCGACGCGGTCGCGGGGGCAGGGGCATTCGACGAGCCGCTGCCGGTCCAGGCCGTCGCCCGGCTGTACGACGAGTACCTTCACGTGGTCGTGCGCGCCGACTCCGACATCGTCGAGCTCGGCGATCTCGCGGGCAGGACCGTGTCGCTGGGTGCGGAGAACTCGGGTGTCAACGTCATCGCCGCACGCGCCCTGGATGCCGCAGACGTCGACATCGCGTCGATCGCGGATCCGCAACTCGACCTCAGCGAGTCGATCAGTGCGCTCGAGCGGTCGGGGATCGACGGATTCTTCTGGGTGGGCGGCATCCCGACGCCCGGCATCGCCGAGTTGGCGACGACGACGCCCGTGCGGCTGGTGCCCGTGGAGCAGACCTGGGTCGCCGCGATAAACGCGCGCTACTCCGACGCCTACCGTCCATCGGACTTCCCGGTGGGGCTCTATGGACTCGAGGAGTCGGCGCCGACGATGGCGGTCCCGAACTACCTGGTCACCTCGTCCGACACTCCGGACGGCGTCGTGCGAGACGTCCTCACCAGCCTCTTCGACGCGCGCACCGAGATCGCGCAGCGGGTACCGGTCGCTTCTCTGCTCGACCGAAGACAGGCGATCTTCACGGGGCCGGTCGACCTGCATCCTGGCGCGGTCGAGTACTACCGGGACCAGCGCGACTGA
- a CDS encoding amino acid ABC transporter permease: MDVIFGNLDLWGQAIGNTLIVFFAGGIIALVLGLIVGAMRVAPVPIARGVGTAYVNIVRNTPLTLVFFFFIFGYPQLGLPDLSNLTLGILAIGIYTATYVAEVLRAGINTVPVGQAEAARAIGLPFGQVMGLVILPQAFRSVVPPMMSVFIALLKNTTVAAGFSVAELAALRSTINDSADRPGNPMEVLLWVAVVFVALVLLLSWLQRYLENRWRIAR, encoded by the coding sequence GTGGACGTCATCTTCGGCAACCTCGACCTGTGGGGGCAGGCGATCGGCAACACGCTGATCGTGTTCTTCGCCGGCGGGATCATCGCGCTGGTCCTGGGCCTGATAGTCGGGGCGATGCGTGTGGCCCCGGTGCCCATCGCCCGCGGCGTCGGCACGGCGTACGTGAACATCGTGCGCAACACCCCGCTCACCCTCGTGTTCTTCTTCTTCATCTTCGGGTACCCGCAACTCGGACTGCCCGACCTTTCGAACCTCACGCTCGGCATCCTCGCCATCGGCATCTACACGGCGACGTACGTGGCCGAGGTCCTGCGGGCGGGGATCAACACGGTCCCCGTCGGACAGGCTGAGGCCGCGCGGGCGATCGGGCTTCCGTTCGGGCAGGTGATGGGCCTCGTGATCCTGCCGCAGGCATTCCGCTCTGTCGTGCCGCCGATGATGAGCGTCTTCATCGCCCTGCTCAAGAACACCACCGTCGCCGCCGGATTCTCGGTCGCCGAGCTTGCGGCCCTGCGATCGACGATCAACGACTCGGCCGACCGTCCGGGCAATCCGATGGAGGTCCTCCTCTGGGTCGCCGTCGTGTTCGTCGCTCTGGTGCTGCTGTTGAGCTGGCTGCAGCGATATCTCGAGAACCGTTGGAGGATCGCGCGATGA
- a CDS encoding glutamate ABC transporter substrate-binding protein: MRRTRTLAGIGIATVALFALTACNSGSPSSPGAGTGGDEGEDSTWFEVAEDVQLEGSPTFDAMQERDGVVVGVKEDQPGLGYLDVTTGERTGFDVDIARWIAASLGYDEDQIEFKPIASANREQAITNGDIDYYVGTYSINDKRKELIDFAGPYFITGQGLLVAADADEAEALEDFNGKTVCSATGSTPIQNIKANFPDIKTQEYDLYSACVQDLIDGKVDAVTTDQAILIGYAAQYPDDVKVTGGLFTEERYGVGLTKGDDALRTHINELFTDNGDIWQAIFDANLGSSGIEVEQPEVDAY, encoded by the coding sequence ATGCGACGTACACGGACACTGGCAGGAATCGGGATCGCGACAGTAGCGCTGTTCGCCCTGACCGCCTGCAACAGCGGCAGCCCGTCCAGCCCCGGCGCCGGAACCGGCGGCGACGAGGGCGAGGACTCGACCTGGTTCGAGGTCGCTGAGGACGTCCAGCTCGAAGGCAGCCCGACGTTCGACGCCATGCAGGAGCGCGACGGAGTCGTCGTCGGCGTCAAGGAGGACCAGCCCGGTCTCGGCTACCTCGATGTGACGACGGGTGAGCGCACCGGCTTCGACGTCGACATCGCGCGTTGGATCGCCGCGTCGCTCGGATACGACGAGGACCAAATCGAGTTCAAGCCGATCGCCTCCGCCAACCGCGAGCAGGCGATCACGAACGGTGACATCGACTACTACGTCGGCACCTACTCGATCAACGACAAGCGCAAGGAGCTCATCGACTTCGCTGGCCCGTACTTCATCACCGGCCAGGGACTTCTGGTCGCCGCTGATGCAGACGAGGCCGAGGCGCTCGAGGACTTCAACGGCAAGACCGTCTGCTCTGCGACCGGCTCGACGCCGATCCAGAACATCAAGGCGAACTTCCCCGACATCAAGACGCAGGAGTACGACCTGTACTCCGCCTGCGTCCAGGACCTCATCGACGGCAAGGTCGACGCGGTGACCACCGACCAGGCGATCCTGATCGGCTACGCAGCTCAGTACCCGGATGACGTGAAGGTCACCGGCGGACTCTTCACCGAGGAGCGCTACGGTGTCGGCCTCACCAAGGGTGACGACGCCCTGCGGACGCACATCAACGAGCTCTTCACCGACAACGGCGACATCTGGCAGGCGATCTTCGACGCGAACCTCGGTTCCAGCGGCATCGAGGTCGAACAGCCCGAGGTCGACGCGTACTGA
- a CDS encoding amino acid ABC transporter ATP-binding protein has product MMTTGKPLVVVDNVQKHYGDFQALTDIDLTVNAGEVVVVIGPSGSGKSTLCRTINRLETITSGTISIDGKALPAEGKGLAHLRADVGMVFQSFNLFAHLTILENITLGPIKVRGLKKADAEKEAMMLLERVGVAQQASKLPAQLSGGQQQRVAIARALAMQPKVMLFDEPTSALDPEMINEVLDVMVELARDGMTMIVVTHEMGFARKAANRVVFMADGKIVEEATPEEFFTNPKSDRAKDFLSKLLTH; this is encoded by the coding sequence ATGATGACCACCGGTAAGCCTCTCGTCGTTGTCGACAACGTCCAGAAGCACTATGGCGACTTCCAGGCGCTCACGGATATCGACCTCACGGTGAACGCCGGCGAGGTCGTGGTCGTGATCGGCCCTTCCGGCTCGGGAAAGTCGACCCTGTGTCGCACGATCAACCGCCTCGAGACGATCACGAGCGGCACGATCAGCATCGACGGCAAGGCGCTCCCCGCCGAGGGCAAGGGCCTCGCTCACCTGCGCGCAGATGTCGGCATGGTGTTCCAGTCGTTCAACCTCTTCGCGCACCTGACGATCCTCGAGAACATCACGCTCGGCCCCATCAAGGTCCGTGGGCTGAAGAAGGCGGATGCCGAGAAGGAGGCGATGATGCTGCTCGAGCGTGTCGGCGTCGCCCAGCAGGCCTCGAAGCTCCCCGCTCAGCTCTCGGGCGGACAGCAGCAGCGCGTCGCGATCGCACGAGCCCTCGCGATGCAGCCCAAGGTCATGCTCTTCGATGAGCCGACCAGTGCGCTCGACCCCGAGATGATCAACGAGGTCCTCGACGTCATGGTCGAACTGGCCCGCGACGGCATGACCATGATCGTCGTGACGCACGAGATGGGCTTCGCCCGCAAGGCCGCGAACCGCGTCGTCTTCATGGCCGACGGGAAGATCGTCGAAGAGGCGACGCCCGAGGAGTTCTTCACCAACCCGAAGAGCGACCGCGCCAAGGACTTCCTCTCGAAGCTCCTCACGCACTGA